Below is a genomic region from Ictalurus punctatus breed USDA103 chromosome 12, Coco_2.0, whole genome shotgun sequence.
ataaatattcacaccCCTTGACCATTCCTACATTTGATTTGTGTTACACCCTGGAATTCAAATGGAATTTTATTACTTAGTGCCACAAAAGCACTAAGCATTGTGATGCCCCTgtaattaaacaaacacacacaaaaaaaattccgtTGCATGAGCATTCACCCCCCGGGGATCAAGATTCGAGTCTTAATCAGAGCAAAAATGTGatacttttggtttgttttctcaTTGCACATGatcaaaaaaatgaataaaataaaagttagcTAAGGGGTGTGTAGGGCTGAAAACTCACAAAACTTCACTAATTGGTAAgcgatgtaaaaaaaaaagtaaacaaagcacattgaaatgatttattgaaataaaataaaaaataataaacaaacaactctGCTCAGTACATTAttgaataatataaataacgtttaaaatattttgtgggCCACATCTcctgtttattttctgtttaaacAAGCAATCTCCAGAGCTTGTGGCATTCCTGCAGTGCTACAGCTCTGcagcaggaaaataaataaataaataaaatgtaaacaaacaaaaaaatcgcACGCATCCTGTAATACACGTCATGCTTGGGTCAATTTGTGCAACTGGACTGATTCCCATGCTACAGTTCAATTGGAACCGGAGTGAGACGGCCTTGCTCAGACTGACTCGGACTGGTTATTTTGGTCCAGGTGGGATTGGTGTTTTCTCACCTGCACTAACGAAACGCACCAGGGTCAGCTTGAttcaaacaaaccaaacacCGCACACGTGAAAGCGCCCAGTAATCACAGCCTCTGAGATATGTCTCGATCAGATCTGGATCCTGATATACATGTGCAATTGTCATGCATAAAAATAAAGGTCATTGAAGGATGTAAAGACTGACAGAAATTGGGCGTGTGTGAGAGTAAGTGCAAGCTTTACCTCCCAGGAGGAGAAGGCAGACAAGTCCAGATGAGCTCCGGCGTGGGTCAGAGCACTGCTAGCCTCTTTCTATTACACACagcaaaaattaaacaatactTCCCCATTACAGGATACCCACTAGTCACATAAACCTTGTTTTGAAGACATTAACCATTTTCGAAGATAAAATAAAGCAGCCCATCCAGCATATATCAATCACAATACACTGGCTTTGTACAATGACCACAATTTTAAAAGGTGcagtgtttctctgtgtttaaGTCAAACGCACCGGCCAGCCAGGAAAAGTGCCGTTCTCCCACTTCTTCTCAAAGTCCATCAGCACTTTCCCGTACAGATCGTTCTGATCCAGCAGCGGCTTCACTCGGTCTGTGTAACCCTGCAGGTAATCCAGCAGCATCTCCAGATACCTGCTCAGAACGTCACATGATTACAAACTTAATCAGCTTCATCAGAGAAATTTTCTCTAACCGCAACTCGGACGTTAGCGCTGGACACGGAACACAAATCGCAGGTTTGTATTCGTTATTTACGGAGGATTCATTATAACATGCGggtgtttctatagtaacgactcatTCAGAGGGACTTTTATAACCTTATGCTATACTTAATAATTACTTATAAGTACTcgtgtttgacgcacgtgaatcaaagagggctttggctgaatgcgtgttgtgaggacgtcacatgatgcgtcttggcccgaaTCTTCGGAAAACataaattgcaagctcctctgagtATTTgaggagtttgcttgattttgcattcatttctgcaatcgcaaaatcctgtagGGGCTGTAATAATAAACCGATAAAAACGTAAAAACATGGTGAAGATTTCTGCAAGGTGACGTTTGTTTAACACTTaatgaaggagtctccagtgtcagcggttATTCTGCTTTCTGCCACAAGGAAATCTTCATGACAGAAGGCTTTCAGGTTTTTCGGTAACATCACAGGTGTTGTTgtggactgtttatagctgcaataATGTGAACGGGAACCTGTTTTGCAACATcgaatgtaacaataaatggtttaaaaataaagtgaTGTGTTGTTCAATTATGAATTCGAATTTGCCCACAACAATCGATCTAGACAACTAACGCTAGATAAGAAGTAACAGAGGAAGTAACAAGTTGCTACTCTCCAGTACCTAAGGAATATAAAATGTGCacttattgaaaaataatcaactttgataTGGCCACAGTAATTCCGCTTTGTGTCAGGCCATCATCTTGGATTATTTCCCTAGAACAGCATGCCTCATTGTGCTTTATTCATTACACTAGAAGGATCAGAAACTATTACTttcttactttttatttttactcacacattcacagctTATAGTACACCATTACAGAAAGaacagaggaaaagaaaaaaaaaaaaaaaagatgatgaaagTGACTCACCTTTTATACTCCGCGTTCTTCCTGTCTTTGGAGATATCAAAGAGCTGATCGAAGGATGACAAATAGGAGACGTACTCCAGTTTCTAAAAACAGAGCGTGACATTAagtcctttaaaaaataaaacgtcCATCTCGTTTAcgaaaacagaaaacacatgatGGAGAAACCTGAGCTGAAAGTCGTACCTCTGATCCTTTTAGATTGATGTATTTCAGGTAGCAGTCGTGGAGGTCTAGATAGCGGCCGTATCCTTCCTCATCAGTGAACTCTACTAGATCTGTacaaaacagaataataaagtctggataaacaaaaaaataatacatactCCAAGAGAACTAGGATTTGTAAAATAGGGTCAAGTACAACAATCCATCTAGATAAATAACGCTAGATAGAAAGGACCAGAGAGGAAGTACTAAGTTACTACTGTCTAGTACCTAATTAACCACCAACAGCCGACGTGCTATAACAAGAACGTGGCTTCTGCGGGATGGATTTCTGCtagtggagcaaaaataaacaaataaaacaaacacattttcgCGTTTATAGAAGGTGTTGTACCTATGCCAAATCACAGCCGTTCCAATATTCAGCACAACCGCACGATTGCTTGTGCAAGATCACTTCGTTATACGGAGCGTGTAATTAAAGTCTGCCATCGTTTTTGCAAAGTGTCTGTGAATgagcagttactatagaaacgttaaCCTGTGCCCTGAACGACAGCCAACGCTACCGTCAGAGCCGCCGTAGTGCAAATCCAATTAATGACACGCGCCAACATAAAGGCAGCCGTAACTCACTCTGTGCTTCCTCGCTGAGGTTGTCTCTAGCCTTCATCAGCTCCTCGAACTCCACCGACATGGGCACACAGATCTGTGTAGAAAACGAAGAAGTGTATGTGAGAGAAAAATCCTctgattaaaacaaatatatataatggtaataatcatcatcataataataatgactgcTGATGTGCCAGTGAGTGAAGGTGCAGTACCTCGTTCGGATGTTTCCTGTGGAATTCCTTAATCTGTTTCAGCCGGTTATAGAATTCAGCAAACTCATTTGGCCCGGATATGGCGCTCAGCTCTTCCTTTCTCAAACTGGTGTGGAGAATTTGCAGTGgggagaaggaggaaaaaaaaaaaagagagagagagagagaaaaaaaaaaacacgtcgtCAACGCGGTTCTAGCCAAGATGTTACATATCGGTTAATCGTTCGGATTCAGTAAGCGGTTTATTCTGGTCGGTGGAGGCGGGAATTATCCCAAGAATACTAGGCATGTTTTCAATCGAATTGACAAAAACGGGCGCACGTACTTGATCCGAGTGCAGATTCCGAAAGTATTGTTTACATGTCCCATAAACACGGTGATCCCGTTCAGATATCCGGTTACGCGTCCCATAAACACGGCGATCCCGTTCAGATATCCGGTTACGCGTCCCATAAACACGGCGATCCCGTTCAGATATCCGGTTACGCGTCCCATAAACACGGCGATCCCGTTCAGATATCCGGTTACGCGTCCCATAAACACGGCGATCCCGTTCAGATATCCGGTTACGCGTCCCATAAACACGGCGATCCCGTTCAGATATCCGGTTACGCGTCCCATAAACACGGCGATCCCGTTCAGATATCCGGTTACGCGTCCCATAAACACGGCGATCCCGTTCAGATATCCGGTTACGCGTCCCATAAACACGGCGATCCCGTTCAGATATCCGGTTACGCGTCCCATAAACACGGCGATCCCGTTCAGATATCCGTTTACGCGTCCCATAAACACGGCGATCCCGTTCAGATATCCGGTTACGCATGTATTGCATATTTTCCCGAACGTCAGCACACTTGTAGAGTGTCTGTCGTGGCGTTCTGCTGTGCGCAAGATATTTTTGAATCCTATTGAGGAAATTCAAGCGTTTCCATGGCTTTACCGGATTATTCCAGATCCACATCACCCCTTCGGATTCAAACGAAATGTCGGGGGAAACAACTGAGGTGTTTACACGAAGGGTTTTCAATCTGATTACGAACGGATTATTTGGTTGCATGTAAACGTACCTACTGAGTGCCAGgtggaaatacaccctggatgggatgccagtccatcacagggcaccacacacacacgggtcaATTTAGCATAACCAATCCATTAATCTGCATATTTTTGACAGGTGGAAGGAGAAACGAAAAGATAGTAGACTCTTCTTACCCATCCTTGTCCTCATATCCATCTCTGAGGTTTGCACTCACTTCCATGTATCtctatataaagaaaaaacagcCAGTCAGTCTTCTTAATGAAATACGAAGCGATCAATTAAACAACAcgattaatgttaaataaaagaaaaataaatatatagccACTTACGTCCAACATGGCTCGTGTACGATGATCAGAATTAATCTGGTCACGTAActgcaataaataaacagacacacaagTAATGACTGGTGGAATGGATATAATAAGCGTTATCTAAAGTCTTGTCACCAATTGCTCAGCAGTTTCACATAGTGCAGTGCACGCAGAAGCCATTGTTTGATACTCTGTATGACAGACTGTATTATAATTCTGCCTCCGTTCCTTTTATATACACTTGCTTGtatacggccaaaagtttgtggacacctgaccatcacactcatagatgcttcttgaacttcccgttccagatttagtccacatttgctgttataataacctcaactctagattttggagcatggctgtggggatttgtgatcgttcagctacaagagcattcgtgaagtcaggtactgatgttagATGAAGTATGATGTTAGGATGCAGTCTGTGTttcagttcatcctaaaggtgttcagtggggttgaggtcagggatctgtccaggacactcgagttcttctactccaaacTTCACTAAGcatatcttcatggagctcgctttgtgcacagggacattatcatgctggaacacggTTTGCGCTtcttagttccaatgaagggaaattcTAATGTTACAGCAAACAAAGGCTTTCTATAGCCTActattgtgtgcttctaactttgtggaaACATACAGGCATCATACTCAGGTGTCCAAATATAGTGTcatttggccatacagtgtatttagtgtatttgcattttgcattttatattcTTAATATCATGCCTCTCTAacactttcatttcctcatgaGGGATTAATACAAGATACACTTTTCTACCTTTTTAAGATATCATTGGtatggttatttattttatttaacgtttCAATAATCACACATTAAATGGTGCTGAGTGAATGCTgtcaattttacatttttgttttatttacttaatcTTCTTCAAAGGCATTAAACAAAGGTATGGTCAACCTCAGTTTAACTTCTCTTTTAACtgattttactactgttttgcagacagtttgttagcgaAATGATAAACCGTGACACGCATCGTGTATTGTAGAAGTGTGTCGAGTATCGcgatataatattatttttatcatatcgcccagccctactacAGGTTTATCTGTTCCCACCAAAACAATTCAGCTAAGACCTTAGGTTTCAGACTACACCAAAATATTTACTATCATACCGTATACCAAATAGGTTTCTGTTACTCATTCATGTTCGCCCAACTATCTGCAGTCATTCATACTAACAGAAAGGACTCCATTTCTATCAGCTACATTAGCCGGCTAGCTCCGATATAAATACCGTCGTTTTCTTGTGTAGCATCTCCTTTGTTTTGGCGTCCATtaatctctccatctcctcatgATAGCGACGTTGCTGCTCTAAAATAGACTCCATTGTCGAAATAATTGTTTAATAACAGAAATATGAGAAACGGGCTTGATCAGATAATACTGATCCTCTCCGGTGGGTTCCTTAGCTAGCCGTATTATTTAGCTAGCTTACGCGCGTGCAACGACTCAGGAAGTTGGTCCCGCGTCCTATTAAATCCGGGTGGTAATAAGACGAGCTCTAACGTTCCGGATTCATCTAAAAATGTCAACGTGACAAAAATTTTTATGAAGAAAACATTTCTAAGGATATTTTACATTAGTTAAAAATGTTCTCTTGTTATTTTTGCGGaagaatatattaatattaataaatatattaataaccCCGCTGAAAAGTCCATCTCATTCTAACCAGCTACATACAGTatcagctgccaaaacacaggccAAGCTGGTCCGACTGGTTGGAAAGAAACAGTTGCTAATTTAGCGTTATTAATACAACACTGTAGACAAGTTTGATCATCTTAAACATTTATTGATCAAACTAATCAAGTAATAAGGAAGCTGGAAAATAACTTAACAAATACACAGCAttgccaaatgtatgtggacacttgaccattacacccatatgtggttcttcccaaaattgttgccacaaagttagaaacAAACAACCGTATAGGATGAAATTgtttgctgtagcattacaatttcccttcactagaaTTAAGAAGCGCAAAccagttccagcatgacaacgtCCCTGTTTACAAAGCGAGCTCCacgaagacatggtttaccaaattcttgagtgtcctgcacgaagccctgacctcaacctcactgaacacttttaggatgaactggaacaacGACTGCACCCTAAAcctcctcatccaacatcagtgtctgacctcactaatgcccttgtggctgaatgatcacaaatccccacagccatgctccaaaatttagtggaaagccttcccagaacagtggaggttacagcaaaggggaactaaatctggaatgggatattcaaCAAAGAcatatggtcaggtgtccacaaacttctgaCCATACAGTGTACATAACTAGCATCCTTAAGTGTTCTTTGCCATAACAGGGTTCTGCTTACACCATTCTCTAAGTAAATTAATGTTTCCGCATAGAATAACAAAGAGACTGATTTTAACATaattttttaagaatgtacttGATTATACTTGTGTTTAGCTTACATAATTAGTTCCAGCTCCTGGCTGATTCTGTAAATGATTATGAATTAGATCGtccaaaatgattttaaaaaattgctaaATCTCTTTAAGCTATTAAATCTTCTGTAATTAATTCATCAGAACTGAGCTGAGAATTTGTAAATACAGTGCTTCTGgctttaatacatattttataaatatgagACTCAATTTATACTCAGTCATGCTTAATTTTTCTTGATTTGAAGTTCACTTTTTCATTAGAATTACTCAGTCTGATTATCCACAC
It encodes:
- the sf3a3 gene encoding splicing factor 3A subunit 3, with protein sequence MESILEQQRRYHEEMERLMDAKTKEMLHKKTTLRDQINSDHRTRAMLDRYMEVSANLRDGYEDKDGLRKEELSAISGPNEFAEFYNRLKQIKEFHRKHPNEICVPMSVEFEELMKARDNLSEEAQNLVEFTDEEGYGRYLDLHDCYLKYINLKGSEKLEYVSYLSSFDQLFDISKDRKNAEYKRYLEMLLDYLQGYTDRVKPLLDQNDLYGKVLMDFEKKWENGTFPGWPKEASSALTHAGAHLDLSAFSSWEELASLGLDRLKSALMALGLKCGGTLEERAQRLFSTKGKSLESLDPSLFAKNPKAKGPKKDTERNKEIGFLEAQIYEYVEVLGEQRQLTHENVQRKQARTGEEREEDDEEQPSESESEDEDNEIIYNPKNLPLGWDGKPIPYWLYKLHGLNINYNCEICGNYTYRGPKAFQRHFAEWRHAHGMRCLGIPNTAHFANVTQIEDAVSLWSKLKSQKALERWQPDTEEEYEDSSGNVVNKKTYEDLKRQGLL